Below is a window of Solanum stenotomum isolate F172 chromosome 7, ASM1918654v1, whole genome shotgun sequence DNA.
ATTATCTCCACCACCACCGTTTTCATGTCAATCGCGATTTCTTTCAGATCCATCAGACTAAGGTCTGGTAGAACTTGTTGCTTTCTATTTCTGTAGATCGCGTACAATATCATTTGTGCAATTCCGAATGAAAACCCTAGAATGTTTGGCATCTGTtcatacaatcacaaacaaaagTTAAATATAAGCATATACTGTCAAATGTATATAAGTTAATCGATCAAATTGGAAATAACAATGTTTTGTAACTTGTAAGACATGACTTACTGCAATGTACATGTCTTTTTTCAATAGACCATAGAAAAACCACATGACAGCGCAAATTgtaaggaaaaaagaaagagggaATGGCATGAACTCAACGCTCTTTGTTTGAATAACGCGTCtctgcaaaataaaataaaaacgtTTGTATCATGACacgaaatataaaaattattgaaatgatattcgatttgatttgattttttgattATGATACGTACCATAATGCTTAAAGGAGCAGCGAAAACGCTAACAGAAAAGACGGCACAAATCCATCCAACGATACTGATTCGTAACTCATTTTCTTTAGCAAAAATATATGTCAACCCAACAATTGCGCCAAATGCCACTATGTTAAACCCAATCAACAGCTTTGTAGCGAAAATCTACAAAatcgataaaaaaaattaaatacctAAGACATTTCGTTCtgaattcataatttcaaaatattatgaatttcgCGATAAGAATATATACCTTAGCCGATTTAGTGGCGTATATCATGAAGATAGTGAGATATATCAATTGTATACCAGTTCCAAAGCTGTTAATTGTTATGAGcaaaatctcatttttttttagataagcATAGTATAAATAAAGCATCGCGCTGAAAAGCGAAACCGAATAAGGTATCGATTGAAATCCTTCggttgattttcttttaaatatccTATAGAAAGTCGGCCtgtaaaataagaatatttgcAAATAAGAACATTATTTCACGtattataagaagaaaaatgataatgataatgataatgatgataATTCTTACAGTGGGGACAAGTACACCAAGAACGACACCCCATTTCCTGTGGAAAAAATACATGATAGTTAATTATAATCGAGAAAATAGAGGAAAAGGAAAGATAGAAAGAAATGAATTATTAAGTACCAAGAATGCCAAAAGCAAAGGCCAATTGAATAGTAGTAAAGAGAGGCATTCTTGAGTGTACTTGTTGTAATTATTGAAAAATGAtacaaagagagaaaaataactcaaagtaTGAGAGGGGAATGACATAAATTGTTTTGCCAATGTTTATATAGGAATAATAAAGTGAGATATTGCTGAAAAAGATTGCTTGTTACTTTGAAAATACTTCACAATACCTTTGGCTTTGAGCTGTCctaaaaatcatgtttataATCGATGTGGTTTTAAATGTGAACAATATAAtacttctaatttttttgtctCGAAATACTTGTGTTTTTCATTTACACGACTCTTAGTAAGATATATACTTCtttatatcaaaataagtgatgtttagcttttttattttatttcaaaatgagtGATGTTTTAGCATTTGAAGAAGAAATGATCGTATACTGTTTAAAATTGTCTTTGTTTACCTAACCAAGAATCATTAATTAGTTTTTCTTTGATTAGAATCAAGTTAGTAAAAACATTCATTATTTTTCAGGGATGAGTAGTTTCTTAAGAGGTGATCTAAAATCACCACTTATTTTGGAACGGATGGTGTAATATAATAAGGAGGGATCGACATTTAATATCTTCATTGAACGAATTCTCTTTTTATGTGTTATAATTGagatatttatagttttcaagcACAATTACTATTAAGGACAGGTCTCGTCGTGACAAAGCTTTCAAATTGGCGGCGCCGGTCACCTGCAATATGTGCAGAACTGAACGCTTAATGCGATAGACGTAGGTAATCaagtaaaatggaaaaaataattacgtaattttattttaaattctaaataaatattattaataaagaCGACAAGTATTTTGCAACGATGAAGTATAATTCAATATATTCCCATAGGGCTAAATAAAGGTAGGTAGTTAATTTTCTTGAATATCACAATTTTTGTTGAATGCTAATGTTGTACGATATATCTTTTCTCACCAATCTATATAGTTTGTTATTTAGGTGTTGGATAGCTAGTATAAATTGAACCATTTATGTGGTCCGTTGAAACGGGAATTGTTTGGAAAATATTTGGTTGAAATTggaaaaaaacaatttgaactagaatttaaaaaaagagtattataaaacaaaaaatatacatttaatgCCAATTTTCTTTACTTGTTGTTCATCTTAATTAAAGAAACTTTGAATctgtaatattattaatttagattAATTAAGAGAAGTACTTTCATGAAAATTCGGGATATATAGTTTAAATTCTTGATTCTTTAATTAACATATTCTTAACACGGAAAATActgatttattttatataacCAATTATATTTTGTTCTGTCAAAAAGCAGAATTATGTTGATCAACTATATATAGAAAGATACGAGAGACCGAAGCGAAGCTAAGATTTTAAATTTACGGTTTAagattctaatttttaaaaattatttagttctaaattaataattatacatTAAATAGCGACTATATCATATCGAGTGTAATTCTACAAGTGCAATCTGAAAAGGATAAAATATACGTAAATCTTATCTCTACCTTTATGagataaaacaatatatatttttattagacCCTTATTAGAACATATTTAGTGATTACATATACAAAAtctagaaaaaattaaattattaaattcgaTCAAACTCATACGTTATATACGTTTTATTTTAGCTCCGCGTTGAGGAGGGGCTAATATGGTTTAAAGCATGTAAAGCGAGGACATAATTTTATAATCACGCAGATAACATGCATGTTTAagattataaatattataatatataagaCGTTTtaattttctctaaaattatgtatatgttGAATCAAGCATTCACATGAAATAAAACGAAATGAATACATTTTGAATTTTACGACCTCAGATACATTCAGATGAAGCTAGGATTTCAATTTTATGAATTCTGAATTTTACAATAATGACTTTAAGGTGACAATAACTACGTATGAAATTTACTagttatacatatttaataaatttacacAAATACATTATTTGAACAAATCTATTATACTCTATTGAATTCATATGCAGTCTACTAGCTCCACCACTGCTCTCATCATAAGATCTCTAGACTCTTCATCAACAAATATAAGAGAAAAGTACTAAAAACACCTCTAAACTCAACGTAgattattagtttcattccCGAACTATTGACAGACTTAAAATACACCATCACTcttgcaacatgagtgaaaatacacccctaaattcttTCCAAGTTTAGGAGCATTTTCAACACTTCTCGACATTTTACTAAGAGCATCATCCTTCTACAAAAATTTAAGACCACTTGCTATGTCATGTGGCAAATCAAAGGtatatctaagtttagttaatcaaataaaaaattgtttttagaactgataattattcaaaaacaaaactaataatatccgtcaaattcaaatatattttcaatagtAAATATAATGTACTCCTAATAGATGATTCAATTTGAAGTTTTTGAACACATTATAAACCAACTTTATTAATGtctataaatatgtttttttataactccaaacttataattttttgtcGAGAAGCCTCTAAAAAAGCAAaacagaaacaaaagaaaacaaaatagtGTTGAGACAAAGTACGTACGTAAGATGAGATCAGTTACGTGAAGGAAATCAAAAGAGAGAAGGAACGGCGAGGGTTATGCAAACATAACATAAGGTGTTGTAGTTTGCACGTGACTTTTTTGTTCTTCCGTTacgttttttttaaataatatatgtataaagtCGTTTTCATTTGTTGTAGCAagtaatatatttcattttcaaaatatcGAATCTATtagcttttttaaaaatcttttagtATACTGTAGGTGGCACCACGTTggatttccttttcttcttccttttgaCGAGCTTTTCTCCATACAATGTACCAACTTTTGTTTCTCTCGAATATATtactataaataatatttttctatgtgttttagtttgatttgactcatattttaaaatattaagaaaattgaaaattgaaaatgataatatatcacataattttaaataagtcaTATTATTTTTACAACAGCTTCCTAATTAATTTGATTGGGGAGAATATCCTTATAgtaattaggggtgtacattGTCGGGTTGGttcgagtttttcaaatatcaaaccaaactatttgtgtcgggtttttcaacctcgggtttttttaggtttttcggtttttcgggttgtttcgggtttttccggtaaagtattcatacacaacatataatttacttgtacatcaaatatttctttagtcctaccaaaatacaactatcaaagatgtttcttaaaaatataacacaaaatgatatgattaatgacactaaaatatccaacaaaaataataataatgaaatcgcgtaaaacaaatattgcaaattaacaagtcataatgaaaatgatcataatttaaaagtactaaatcatgctaaaattaagtttaataagtattagttgcANTTgtgttgataaaatcttacctaaaa
It encodes the following:
- the LOC125870947 gene encoding bidirectional sugar transporter NEC1-like, which produces MPLFTTIQLAFAFGILGNGVSFLVYLSPLPTFYRIFKRKSTEGFQSIPYSVSLFSAMLYLYYAYLKKNEILLITINSFGTGIQLIYLTIFMIYATKSAKIFATKLLIGFNIVAFGAIVGLTYIFAKENELRISIVGWICAVFSVSVFAAPLSIMRRVIQTKSVEFMPFPLSFFLTICAVMWFFYGLLKKDMYIAMPNILGFSFGIAQMILYAIYRNRKQQVLPDLSLMDLKEIAIDMKTVVVEIIQENVDDENKNKNKNKQEEVDSVDEKKDDNDKQDVVALTTSNV